The following DNA comes from Nitrospira sp..
AGGTTCATCCGCACTCCTTAATTCAGCCACGTTGGGGGATGAGCCCATGGGTGGGGTCGATGTTAAGAAAACCCCTGCTGGGTCATCCCTGTCACAGGTGTGTTGCAGTTATTTCCCTGCCAGCACTTTCACCAGGTCTTTGACACGGCAAGAATAGCCCCACTCGTTGTCGTACCAGGCGGTGACTTTGACGAGACGCTTGTCCACCACATTCGTCAAGGGAGCATCGACAGTGGCCGAGTGCGGGTCCCCTTTTTGGTCGATGGAGACGAGGGGCTCTTCGGAGTACTTGAGAATGCCTTTGAGCGGACCGTCCGCCGCTTTCTTGAAGGCGGCATTTACGGACGCAATATCACAATCCTTCTCAGTTTCGACGGTGAGGTCGACCAGTGACACATTCGGCGTCGGCACTCGAATCGCGAGTCCGTCCAGTTTGCCTTTGAGTTCGGGGATCACGAGGTGGAGAGCCTTCGCAGCACCGGTGCTGGTCGGAATCATCGACATCCCTGCGGCGCGCGCACGCCGAAGATCCTTGTGTGGAAGGTCCAACAGTTGCTGATCGTTCGTGTAAGAATGGATCGTGGTCATGACTCCGTGTTTGATTCCGAAGGTCTCCAACAAAACCTTGGCGACAGGCGCCAGGCAGTTGGTTGTGCAGGAGGCATTGGATACGATGTGATGGGACTTCGGATCGAACTTGTTGTCGTTCACACCGAGCACAATAGTCACATCGGGGTCTTTCGCCGGTGCGGAGATGATCACATGCTTGGCGCCGGCCGACAGATGTTTACCAGCCGATTCCCGATCAGTGAATCGACCGGTGGATTCGATGACCACATCGACGTTCAGCGCTTTCCATGGAAGTTCTTTGGGGTCCTTGAAGGCCAGCACCTTGATCGGTTTTCCATCGACGAGGATCTGATCTTCTTTAGCTTCGACATTGGCCGGCAGTGTTCCATGGACTGAGTCGTATTTGAGGAGATAGGCCAGTGTCTTGGCGTCTGTGAGATCATTGATGGCGACGATCTGAAGATCTTGATCGTCCATTGCGGCGCGGAACACATTGCGTCCGATGCGTCCGAATCCATTGATTCCAACTCGAATGGCCATAGTGTATTCCTCTACTTAGAACTATGTTTGTTTAGGGCAGATTTGGAAGCCCCA
Coding sequences within:
- the gap gene encoding type I glyceraldehyde-3-phosphate dehydrogenase; translation: MAIRVGINGFGRIGRNVFRAAMDDQDLQIVAINDLTDAKTLAYLLKYDSVHGTLPANVEAKEDQILVDGKPIKVLAFKDPKELPWKALNVDVVIESTGRFTDRESAGKHLSAGAKHVIISAPAKDPDVTIVLGVNDNKFDPKSHHIVSNASCTTNCLAPVAKVLLETFGIKHGVMTTIHSYTNDQQLLDLPHKDLRRARAAGMSMIPTSTGAAKALHLVIPELKGKLDGLAIRVPTPNVSLVDLTVETEKDCDIASVNAAFKKAADGPLKGILKYSEEPLVSIDQKGDPHSATVDAPLTNVVDKRLVKVTAWYDNEWGYSCRVKDLVKVLAGK